The Aggregatilinea lenta genome includes a region encoding these proteins:
- a CDS encoding PD40 domain-containing protein: MTHNCDDPVLSVVTNACGAAVTFTVSNAAGAGDMLVAQSYTVTQDGTSITPSMSPGSSILLAAGASQTYSVPSSASPYSNYAFTSSGFAGALSQGHDCDNPVIEVTFTCGVAVTATITNTGGDMYTPQDVAITQGSTPQTLDVNQFTLLEDGSITVTVDGSPNPYLPYTFTASGGGLPTVTRTRNCADPALTVTTNTCGATVTFTVTNGTGAGDMLLSQPFTVTQNGADITASITPVGPIQLDAGDSQTYSVPTSANPYDTFVFSSDGMAATLSQTHNCTAPDITVEFTCGATVTATFTNNGGDMLLPQDVSITQGGTPQTLDADQFTLNAGASMDISVTGDPDPYLPYTVTASGGDLATVTESRDCADPDVTVTSSCAYPITFTIANSGGQMFAAEDVTVSSGATTMPLSAASFTLGAGASTTISVTGAHDPYAQYDFSAAGAHLPSESYTHTPCPAPSLSVVTNACGATVTFTVTNDAVAGDMLTGQTFTVTRDGLDISSQITPAGPILLAAGASQTYSVPGDSNPYAAYAFSSAGFTGALNQGHDCDNPNLSIVTNTCGATVSFTLTNNAGAGDMLIPQAFAVTQDGTAITASITPTGPFQLAAGASQTFSVPTDASPYAAYVFSSTGFAGAVSLGHNCDDPAITVTFTCGATVTATITNTGGDMLLPQDVSITQGATAQTIDHTTFQLARDGSLVVSVTGDPNPYLPYTFTASGGSLATITRTRNCDDPALSIVTNACGTTVTFTVTNQPGAGDMLLAQPFTITQNGTDITSSIVPSSTIQLVGGASQTYSVPGTSNPYDSYIFSSTGVAGTLNQTHNCDDPDIEVTFACGAAVSATITNTGGDMLLPQDVTITQDGTPQTLNADTFTLAAGASIAISVTGDPDPYLPYTVTVSGGHLATITESRDCDDPVIEVTSSCAAPITFTVTNTGGEMFAAEDIIVSSGGSDMPISAASFQLGAGGSTTISVTGDHDPYAQYAFSASGNHLPDVNYTHTPCPAPSLSITTNTCGAAVSFTVTNDAAAGDMLIAQAFTVTQDSTNITASITPASPFQLDAGDSQTFSVPTDQSPYAAYIFASSGYAGTLSRTHDCADPDIDITFTCGAAVTATITNTGGDMLLPQDLTITQGAIAQTLDADTFTLTSGNATTISVTGDPNPYLPYTVTASGGHLSTVTESRDCADPVIEVSSTCAASITFTVTNTGGQMFAAQDVTVMQSGTPQALSATGFTLGAGNSTTITLTGAHNEYLQYDFSATGGSLPDATYTHPPCAGPNLSVTHNACGATVAFTVINTGGPMLTAQIFSILQDGATDVTPSPGGILLATNESQTFTLPADSDPYAAYTFASTGTAGTLNDTKDCDAPVLSMDTNTCGAMVEFTLSNSGAPMLVPQSFTLFRDGLDISDDVTPASPYLLGTGESVTLTLPDTASPYASYLLTSSGFADDLALEHNCDDPAIKVEAMCTGSSITFTITNTGADMLRPHDFSIMPKTGFGLSPSNISQLDLTSGEHITLAMTGIRHDTRYTLSTGAFGIEGEADIMCKTPFVGAAGDQSSTPTPSPTPEVTSTPAGIPGLGGITAPSGLDVLPPWSSVPTCEVGCPDWLIYHTNETGDWEIFRLDGFDAEARETYNVNLSNGQDIDDMAPSRSPNSEWVVFTSNRDGNWELYVAPSNGDVSQIERLTYNEIAIDTDPIWGPNNFVAFETTRDGNWEIYLIDMGTGREYRVTDDPASDLNPFWSPDGARLLFQSDRSGLWQIYELDLRTLTLTVLSDGSGDDVDPQYSFDGEHIVFRSYRDTGEDGNSVIYLMDANGDDPHAISDPNGDATNQVWSPDDQLIAYQSNLDGDLDIYVYDVASGETREVTGNGIADYAPMWRCDAQTLVFTSDLPGNPDIYETDALPISADPVDLNVDGDQMTYEAADDIYPENMPPEENASREGHLPPLTPGAGEPDVTLGMQTNLLKPQALITPRDPFRDGTTRDDYQPVEGCPVQ, encoded by the coding sequence GTGACGCACAACTGCGATGACCCGGTCCTGAGCGTCGTCACCAACGCCTGCGGCGCAGCGGTGACCTTCACCGTGAGCAACGCGGCGGGCGCGGGCGACATGCTCGTCGCGCAGTCCTACACCGTCACGCAGGACGGCACATCCATCACGCCGAGCATGAGTCCCGGCAGCTCGATCCTGCTGGCGGCGGGCGCGTCGCAGACCTACAGCGTGCCGAGCAGCGCCTCGCCCTACTCGAACTACGCATTCACCAGCAGCGGCTTCGCGGGCGCGCTCAGCCAGGGCCACGACTGCGACAACCCGGTCATCGAGGTGACGTTCACCTGCGGCGTGGCGGTCACGGCGACCATCACCAACACCGGCGGCGACATGTACACGCCGCAGGATGTGGCGATCACCCAGGGCAGCACGCCGCAGACGCTCGACGTGAACCAGTTCACACTGCTGGAAGACGGGAGCATCACCGTTACGGTGGACGGCAGCCCGAACCCATACCTGCCCTACACCTTCACTGCCAGCGGCGGCGGTCTGCCGACCGTCACCCGGACGCGCAACTGCGCCGACCCGGCGCTGACCGTCACGACCAACACCTGCGGCGCGACGGTGACCTTCACCGTCACCAACGGCACGGGCGCGGGCGACATGCTGCTTTCGCAGCCCTTCACCGTGACCCAGAACGGGGCGGACATCACCGCCAGCATCACGCCTGTCGGGCCGATTCAGCTCGACGCGGGCGACTCGCAGACCTACAGCGTGCCAACGTCGGCCAACCCGTACGACACGTTCGTCTTCAGCAGCGATGGTATGGCCGCCACGCTCAGCCAGACCCACAACTGCACCGCGCCGGACATCACCGTCGAGTTCACCTGCGGCGCGACGGTCACGGCGACGTTCACCAACAACGGTGGCGACATGCTGCTGCCCCAGGACGTGAGCATCACGCAGGGCGGCACGCCGCAGACACTCGACGCGGATCAGTTCACCCTGAACGCGGGCGCGTCGATGGATATCTCGGTCACGGGCGATCCCGACCCGTACCTGCCGTACACGGTTACCGCCAGCGGCGGCGATCTGGCGACCGTCACCGAATCGCGCGACTGCGCCGACCCGGACGTCACGGTCACCAGCAGCTGCGCCTACCCGATTACATTCACCATCGCCAACAGCGGCGGGCAGATGTTCGCGGCGGAAGACGTCACCGTGAGCAGCGGCGCGACCACTATGCCGCTTTCGGCGGCGAGCTTCACGCTCGGCGCGGGCGCATCGACCACGATCTCGGTCACCGGCGCGCACGACCCCTACGCGCAGTACGACTTCAGCGCGGCGGGCGCGCACCTGCCAAGCGAGAGCTACACGCACACGCCGTGCCCCGCGCCGTCTCTGAGCGTGGTCACCAACGCCTGCGGCGCAACGGTCACCTTTACCGTGACGAACGACGCTGTGGCAGGCGACATGCTCACCGGCCAGACGTTCACCGTCACGCGTGACGGCCTGGATATCTCCAGCCAGATTACGCCTGCCGGCCCGATCCTGCTGGCCGCCGGAGCCTCGCAGACCTACAGCGTACCAGGCGACTCGAATCCCTATGCGGCGTATGCGTTCAGCAGCGCCGGGTTCACGGGCGCGCTTAACCAGGGCCACGACTGCGACAACCCGAACCTGAGCATCGTCACCAATACCTGCGGCGCGACCGTCAGCTTCACCCTGACCAATAACGCAGGCGCGGGCGACATGCTCATCCCGCAGGCGTTCGCCGTCACGCAGGACGGCACAGCCATCACTGCCAGCATCACCCCAACCGGCCCGTTCCAGTTGGCGGCGGGTGCATCGCAAACTTTCAGCGTGCCCACTGACGCCAGTCCGTATGCGGCCTACGTCTTCAGCAGCACCGGCTTCGCGGGCGCAGTGAGCCTGGGCCACAACTGCGACGATCCGGCCATCACCGTGACGTTTACCTGCGGCGCGACGGTTACGGCGACGATCACCAACACCGGCGGCGACATGTTGCTGCCCCAGGACGTGAGCATCACCCAGGGCGCGACCGCGCAGACGATCGATCACACCACGTTCCAGCTCGCGCGCGACGGTTCGCTGGTGGTCTCGGTCACGGGCGATCCCAATCCGTATCTGCCGTACACCTTCACGGCCAGCGGCGGCAGCCTGGCGACCATCACCCGCACGCGCAACTGCGACGACCCGGCCCTGAGCATCGTCACCAACGCCTGCGGCACGACAGTCACCTTTACCGTCACCAACCAGCCGGGCGCGGGCGACATGCTGCTGGCGCAGCCCTTCACTATCACGCAGAACGGCACGGACATCACGAGCAGCATCGTGCCGAGCAGTACGATTCAGCTCGTCGGGGGCGCGTCGCAGACCTACAGCGTGCCCGGCACGTCGAATCCGTACGACTCGTACATCTTCAGCAGCACGGGGGTCGCGGGGACGCTCAACCAGACGCACAACTGTGACGATCCGGACATCGAGGTGACGTTCGCCTGCGGCGCGGCGGTTTCGGCCACCATCACCAACACCGGCGGCGACATGCTGCTGCCCCAGGACGTGACGATCACGCAGGATGGCACGCCGCAAACGTTGAACGCGGATACGTTCACGCTGGCGGCAGGGGCGTCGATCGCCATCTCGGTCACGGGCGATCCCGACCCGTACCTGCCATACACGGTCACCGTCAGCGGCGGCCACCTGGCGACCATCACCGAATCGCGCGACTGCGACGACCCGGTGATCGAGGTCACCAGTTCCTGCGCCGCGCCGATCACCTTCACCGTGACCAATACTGGCGGCGAGATGTTCGCCGCAGAAGACATCATCGTGAGCAGCGGCGGCAGCGACATGCCGATCTCGGCGGCCAGCTTCCAGCTCGGCGCGGGCGGCTCGACCACTATCTCGGTCACGGGCGACCACGATCCCTACGCGCAGTACGCCTTCAGCGCGTCGGGCAATCACCTGCCGGACGTGAACTACACGCACACGCCCTGCCCCGCGCCCAGTCTGAGCATCACGACCAACACCTGCGGCGCGGCGGTCAGCTTCACCGTCACCAACGACGCGGCAGCGGGCGACATGCTGATCGCGCAGGCGTTCACCGTCACGCAGGACAGCACAAACATCACCGCCAGCATCACCCCGGCCAGCCCGTTCCAGCTCGACGCGGGCGACTCGCAGACTTTCAGCGTGCCGACTGACCAAAGCCCCTACGCGGCGTACATCTTCGCCAGCAGCGGCTATGCAGGCACGCTCAGCCGGACGCACGACTGCGCCGATCCCGACATCGACATCACGTTCACCTGCGGTGCGGCGGTCACGGCCACCATCACCAACACCGGCGGCGACATGCTGCTGCCCCAGGACTTGACGATCACGCAGGGCGCGATCGCGCAGACGCTCGACGCGGACACGTTCACCCTGACATCCGGCAACGCGACCACGATCTCGGTCACGGGCGATCCGAACCCTTACCTGCCGTACACGGTCACCGCCAGCGGCGGCCACCTGTCGACCGTCACCGAATCGCGTGACTGCGCCGACCCGGTGATCGAGGTCAGCAGCACCTGCGCCGCGTCGATCACCTTCACCGTCACCAATACCGGCGGCCAGATGTTCGCCGCGCAGGACGTGACCGTCATGCAGAGCGGCACGCCGCAGGCGCTCTCAGCCACCGGCTTCACGCTGGGCGCGGGGAACAGCACGACCATCACGCTGACCGGAGCGCATAACGAGTACTTGCAGTACGACTTCAGCGCGACGGGCGGCAGCCTGCCCGACGCGACCTACACGCACCCGCCGTGCGCCGGGCCGAACCTGAGCGTTACGCACAACGCGTGCGGCGCGACGGTGGCGTTCACCGTCATCAACACAGGCGGCCCGATGCTCACCGCGCAGATCTTCAGCATCCTGCAGGACGGCGCGACCGACGTCACGCCCTCGCCGGGCGGCATCCTGCTCGCCACCAACGAATCGCAGACCTTCACGCTGCCCGCCGACAGCGACCCGTACGCGGCATACACCTTCGCCAGCACGGGCACTGCGGGCACGCTGAACGACACGAAGGACTGCGATGCGCCAGTGCTGAGCATGGACACTAACACCTGCGGCGCAATGGTCGAGTTCACCCTGAGCAACAGCGGCGCGCCAATGCTGGTCCCGCAGAGCTTCACCCTGTTCCGCGACGGCCTGGACATCAGCGACGACGTGACGCCCGCCAGCCCGTACCTGCTGGGCACCGGCGAAAGCGTCACGCTCACCCTGCCGGACACGGCCAGCCCCTACGCCAGCTACCTGCTGACCAGCAGCGGCTTCGCGGACGATCTGGCCCTGGAGCACAACTGCGACGACCCGGCGATCAAGGTCGAGGCGATGTGCACCGGCAGCAGCATCACCTTCACCATCACCAATACCGGGGCGGACATGCTGCGCCCGCACGACTTCAGCATCATGCCGAAGACCGGGTTCGGCCTCAGCCCCAGCAACATCAGCCAGCTCGATCTCACCAGCGGCGAGCACATCACCCTGGCGATGACCGGCATCCGGCACGACACGCGCTACACGCTGAGCACCGGTGCGTTCGGCATCGAGGGCGAGGCCGACATCATGTGCAAGACGCCGTTCGTCGGCGCGGCAGGCGACCAGTCGAGCACGCCCACCCCGTCCCCGACGCCGGAAGTCACCTCGACCCCGGCGGGCATTCCGGGCCTGGGCGGCATCACCGCGCCGAGCGGGCTGGACGTGCTGCCACCGTGGAGCAGTGTGCCGACCTGCGAAGTCGGCTGCCCGGACTGGCTGATCTACCACACCAACGAAACCGGCGACTGGGAAATCTTCCGCCTGGACGGCTTCGATGCCGAGGCGCGCGAGACGTACAACGTCAACCTGTCGAATGGGCAGGACATCGACGACATGGCCCCCAGCCGGTCGCCCAACAGTGAATGGGTCGTGTTCACCAGCAACCGTGACGGCAACTGGGAGCTATACGTCGCGCCCTCGAACGGCGACGTGTCGCAGATCGAGCGGCTGACATATAACGAGATCGCCATCGATACCGACCCGATCTGGGGTCCCAACAACTTCGTGGCATTCGAAACCACCCGCGACGGCAACTGGGAGATCTATCTGATCGACATGGGCACGGGCCGCGAATACCGCGTGACCGATGACCCGGCCAGTGACCTGAATCCGTTCTGGTCGCCGGATGGGGCCAGGCTGCTGTTCCAGAGCGATCGCAGCGGCCTGTGGCAGATCTACGAGCTGGACCTGCGCACCCTGACGCTGACCGTGCTCAGCGACGGCAGCGGGGACGATGTCGATCCGCAGTACTCGTTCGACGGCGAGCACATCGTGTTCCGCTCCTACCGCGACACGGGCGAAGATGGCAACAGCGTGATCTACCTCATGGACGCCAACGGCGACGATCCGCACGCGATCTCCGACCCCAACGGCGACGCCACCAATCAGGTGTGGTCGCCGGATGACCAGCTCATCGCGTACCAATCGAACCTGGACGGCGACCTGGACATCTACGTGTACGACGTGGCCAGCGGCGAAACGCGCGAGGTGACCGGCAACGGCATCGCGGACTACGCGCCAATGTGGCGCTGCGACGCGCAAACGCTGGTGTTCACGTCCGACCTGCCCGGCAACCCGGACATCTACGAGACGGACGCCCTGCCGATCAGCGCCGACCCGGTCGACCTGAATGTCGATGGCGACCAGATGACCTACGAAGCGGCGGACGACATCTACCCGGAGAACATGCCGCCGGAAGAAAACGCCAGCCGCGAAGGCCACCTGCCGCCGCTCACGCCGGGCGCAGGCGAGCCGGACGTCACGCTGGGCATGCAGACGAACCTGCTCAAGCCGCAGGCCCTGATCACCCCGCGCGATCCGTTCCGCGATGGCACGACCCGCGACGACTACCAGCCGGTCGAGGGCTGCCCGGTGCAGTAA